The Thermotoga caldifontis AZM44c09 genomic interval GATGGACAGTGCAGGTGTGTCGACGAAAAAGGAAACTTGGTCAGCGAAAGAGACAGGCTGAAAAAGTTGCTCGAGGAGGTTTGCGAAGATGAGAGTGGCTGTCGTTTATGATCTCGATAACCTTGACGATGAGCGAAAAAGAATGATAGAGGCTGTGTGTGAAGCTCTGTCAAGGGTGCACGATGTTGAGAAAATCCCCTTCGCTGATGATTTTGTCGAGCGCGTCAGGTCCTTCGAAGCGGTGTTCAACCTCTCCACATCGCACCTTCAAATGCACGTTCCAGCGATACTCGATGTTTTGAAGATACCATACACCGGATCTTCTGCCCTGGTGCACGCCCTCTGCACGGACAAGGTGATCACCAAGATCGTTCTACAACATCACGGCATACCCACACCAAAGTTTGCAATCTTTCAGCCAGGAGAGGAGCCGGCATCGATCGATTTCTTTCCTGCCATAGTCAAACCGACCAGGCAGGGTAGCGCGAGAGGAATCGATGCAGACTCTGTCGTTACAGACGAACAGGCACTCAGAAAGGCTGTGAAACGGGTGCATGCGCTCTTCAGGGAACCAGCCCTCGTGGAAGAGTTCATAGATGGTAGGGAATTCAGCGTGGGTATTCTCGCGAATCGTGTGTTACCGATACTGGAGATCGACTTTTCAACTCTACCAGAGGGCGTTGAACGGTTCTACTCTTACAGGGTTAAGCACTTCTTCGGCGAACAGACGCGGTACGTTTGCCCTGCAGAGATGGATGAGGATCTGAAAATGAAAATCGAACGGTACGCGATGAAAGCCTTCCGTGCCCTGAACCTCAGAAACTATGCCCGCATGGATCTGAGGGTCAGAGGAAACGAGCCTTATTTTCTCGAGGTGAATTCCCTTCCCATGTTGACGCCAAATTACTCGGACATAGTGAAGATGGCGCAGGCTGAAGGTTTGAGCTACGAAGAATTGATCCTCGAAATATTCAACGATGCCGTGAAATCAGCTGGCAAATGAACGAGATCCACGAAGCACGCGATACCCATCACTCACGAGTGCCACTCGCGGAGTGTTTTTACGGTGCGTTCGCTTCGTGGAAGCGCTTCCATTATGTAAATACGGTCGTTTGGTCCGTGTGAAGGTAACGTCTTTCGAAAGGGAATGTTACTTTCTGGGTGAAACCCCCACTCTCTGGTCCTCACCAGGCGCAACGATGACGTGATTGTAGTAATATAGACTTTCGATGAGGAAAGAACTGTTCCTTTTCGACGATTTCTACAGATCGAATTTTGGTACCATCATAGGCGTTGACGAAGCTGGAAGAGGTTGCATAGCGGGACCTGTTGTTGCCGCTGCGGTGATCCTTCTGGAACCCCTGGACGTGTACGATTCAAAACAGCTAACACCATCTCAAAGAGAGGCTCTTTTCGAGCAAATACAGAAATGTGCACGGATCGGTATCGGTGTTGCGACGGAGGAAGAAATAGACACACACAACATCCTGAACGCAACCAGAATTGCCATGAACCGCGCTCTCGAGAAACTAGATTGCCCAGAAGCCTTCGTCCTGGTGGATGGCAAATCTTTGAAGCTTTTACAGCAGGGGGCGTGCATCGTCAAGGGCGATAGAAAAAGTGCCTCTATCGCTGCCGCATCCATAGTTGCGAAAGTAACGCGAGATCGCATGATGGAAAAGTTTCATGAGCAGTATCCCGAATACGATTTTCGTGTGCACAAAGGTTACGCAACGAAAGAACACCTCGAAAAACTCCACCGGTATGGTCCCACAAGTTTTCACAGACTCACTTTCAGGCCTGTCCTGGAACTGCTGAACGAAGAATTACTCACAAAGCTCGTTCGAAAGGATTCAGACCGTTTCATCGCGGTTTTGCGAAAACTGCATCGACTTGTTTCCTCTACTTAGCTCCCATTAACCCGCGTGTAAACGAACCTGAATTAGAATTCTGGCATATGAAAGTTGCAGGGGGGTAATCTCATGCGAGTGGAGGACATTTTGAAGATCGTTCAGGAGGAACGCATCCAGTTCGTACGGTTGCAGTTCTCAGATATCAACGGGAACATCAAGAATGTGGAAATACCGTCTCAGGAACTGCCCAGAGCGTTTGAAAGGGGTATCATGTTCGACGGATCATCCATCGAAGGCTTCGTGAGAATCGAGGAATCGGATATGTACCTAAGGCCAGATCCAGACACCTTCGCTATCCTGCCCTGGACGAATGACGGTATCAGGAGTGCGCGGTTGATCTGTGATGTGTACAAGCCAGATGGTACACCTTTTGAGGGAGATCCCCGTTACAGATTGAAGCTAGTTGTGGAAAAGGCCAGAAAAATGGGTTTTGAACCTTACGCCGGTCCCGAGATGGAGTTCTTTGTGCTGCCCAGAGATCTCAAGGGATTTCCGGTGGCAGAAATTCTCGATCAGGGAAGTTACTTCGACCTACTACCACTCAATCAAGTCGAATCGCTGAGGAGTGAAGTGGCCGTCGCCTTGCGAACAATGGGTATAGAAGTGGAAGCATCACACCACGAGGTTGCACCTTCCCAGCACGAAGTAGATTTCCGCTACGGAGAGGTGTTGAAGACCGCAGACAACGCGCAAACCGTGAAGCTGGTTTTAAAAACGATCGCTATAAAGTACAACCTGCATGTGACGTTCATGCCAAAACCTTTCTTTGGAATCAACGGTTCCGGTATGCATACACACCTGAGTTTGTTCAGAAATGGCGAAAATGCGTTTTACGATCCAAACGCCCCGGACGGTCTATCAAAGACTCTGTACTACTTCGTAGGCGGGTTGCTCAAGCATGCCAAACAGATCACAGCAGTCACGAATCCAACAGTGAACAGTTACAAGAGGCTGGTGCCGGGTTACGAAGCACCAGTGAACATAGCGTGGTCGAAATCGAACAGGAGTGCGCTCATTAGGGTTCCAGCCGCAAGGGGTAAATCCACTAGGATCGAGTACAGGGCACCGGATCCGAGCTGTAACGCATATCTCGCGTTCGCAGTCATAGTTGCTGCTGGACTGGATGGTATAGAAAAGAAAATAGAACCTCCTACGCCGATTGAAGAAAACATCTATGCCATGAGTGAAGAGAGGAAAGCACAAAGTAGGATAGAATCTTTACCAGGATCGCTGAGAGACGCTCTGGATGAGATGAAAGAATCTTCCCTGGTCAGGGAGGTCCTGGGAGAGCACATATTCAAAAAGTTCTTGGAGCTCAAGAGGAGGGAGTGGAGAGACTTCAGCATCGCTGTGACAGACTGGGAGATCAGAAGGTACCTTCAGGTGTAAAAAGTGCTAAACTATTACGTTGTGGGTGAATATGGCGAACATACTGGTGGTGGACGACGAGAGGAATGTGAGAAACCTCATCAGGAAAATTCTTGAAGAGAACGGGCACACTGTCACCACGATCGCCACGGGTGAGGAAGCGCTCGTGGAAGTGCGAAGATCGAAGTTCGATCTGCTCATCCTCGATTTAAAGCTACCTGGCATGTCTGGTACTGAACTACTGAAGCGAATGAGACAGGAAGGTATGGAGCTGCCGACACTCATAGTTTCCGCCATCACCACCGCAGCTCCCGTAGTCGAAGCGATGAAACAGGGCGCCAGCGATTATCTTTCGAAACCCTTCTCGGCGCAGGACCTTCTGAGAAAAGTCGGAGAACTTCTGAGTGCGGAACAGCTCAGCTTCGAAAGGCTCGCTCGTTTGATCGAAGAAAAGCTCGAACAGGGTAAACTCGTCGTGGCTGAAAAACTCGCGCGTGAACTGTTCATGATAAGACCCGATGCGGAAGCTAATTTCATTTACGCGACCGTGATGGAAAGACTGGGCAACAAGGAACTTGCCTACAAACACCTCAAGGCTGCGCTGGCGCTCGATCCAGAGCACAGGAGGGCGCTGAAGGAGATCGCGAAATATGAGGAAAGCTGAGTCACTCTACATTGTGATCGTGGGTTGTGGACGTATCGGTTCGATTGTCGCAACGAAGCTCTCGGTCTCCGGCAGCAACGTGGTCGTCATAGATTCGGACGAAACGGCCCTTGAGAGCTTGCCTGAGGAGTTCACGGGATTCAAGATCATCGGAGACGTGACTGAGATCTCGGTGCTGAGAGACGCAAAGCTCGATAAGGCGGACGTACTCCTGGCG includes:
- a CDS encoding ribonuclease HII, which produces MRKELFLFDDFYRSNFGTIIGVDEAGRGCIAGPVVAAAVILLEPLDVYDSKQLTPSQREALFEQIQKCARIGIGVATEEEIDTHNILNATRIAMNRALEKLDCPEAFVLVDGKSLKLLQQGACIVKGDRKSASIAAASIVAKVTRDRMMEKFHEQYPEYDFRVHKGYATKEHLEKLHRYGPTSFHRLTFRPVLELLNEELLTKLVRKDSDRFIAVLRKLHRLVSST
- the glnA gene encoding type I glutamate--ammonia ligase yields the protein MRVEDILKIVQEERIQFVRLQFSDINGNIKNVEIPSQELPRAFERGIMFDGSSIEGFVRIEESDMYLRPDPDTFAILPWTNDGIRSARLICDVYKPDGTPFEGDPRYRLKLVVEKARKMGFEPYAGPEMEFFVLPRDLKGFPVAEILDQGSYFDLLPLNQVESLRSEVAVALRTMGIEVEASHHEVAPSQHEVDFRYGEVLKTADNAQTVKLVLKTIAIKYNLHVTFMPKPFFGINGSGMHTHLSLFRNGENAFYDPNAPDGLSKTLYYFVGGLLKHAKQITAVTNPTVNSYKRLVPGYEAPVNIAWSKSNRSALIRVPAARGKSTRIEYRAPDPSCNAYLAFAVIVAAGLDGIEKKIEPPTPIEENIYAMSEERKAQSRIESLPGSLRDALDEMKESSLVREVLGEHIFKKFLELKRREWRDFSIAVTDWEIRRYLQV
- a CDS encoding potassium channel family protein, with the protein product MRKAESLYIVIVGCGRIGSIVATKLSVSGSNVVVIDSDETALESLPEEFTGFKIIGDVTEISVLRDAKLDKADVLLALTGDDNTNFMVASVAKRFFGVKRVIARVNEPANEDIFKEFDIEIVSPTRLAAMKVLSELGVHET
- a CDS encoding D-alanine--D-alanine ligase family protein, giving the protein MRVAVVYDLDNLDDERKRMIEAVCEALSRVHDVEKIPFADDFVERVRSFEAVFNLSTSHLQMHVPAILDVLKIPYTGSSALVHALCTDKVITKIVLQHHGIPTPKFAIFQPGEEPASIDFFPAIVKPTRQGSARGIDADSVVTDEQALRKAVKRVHALFREPALVEEFIDGREFSVGILANRVLPILEIDFSTLPEGVERFYSYRVKHFFGEQTRYVCPAEMDEDLKMKIERYAMKAFRALNLRNYARMDLRVRGNEPYFLEVNSLPMLTPNYSDIVKMAQAEGLSYEELILEIFNDAVKSAGK
- a CDS encoding response regulator, with the protein product MANILVVDDERNVRNLIRKILEENGHTVTTIATGEEALVEVRRSKFDLLILDLKLPGMSGTELLKRMRQEGMELPTLIVSAITTAAPVVEAMKQGASDYLSKPFSAQDLLRKVGELLSAEQLSFERLARLIEEKLEQGKLVVAEKLARELFMIRPDAEANFIYATVMERLGNKELAYKHLKAALALDPEHRRALKEIAKYEES